The Kordia sp. SMS9 genome window below encodes:
- the fbp gene encoding class 1 fructose-bisphosphatase, whose amino-acid sequence MAKKNQTLGEFIIENQAEFKYSSGELSRLINSIRLAAKVVNHEVNKAGLVDIIGAAGDTNIQGEDQQKLDVYANEKFIQTMSNRNIVCGIGSEENDDFIAINSLDENNQNKYVVLIDPLDGSSNIDVNVSVGTIFSVYRRVTPVGTPVTIDDFLQEGNKQVAAGYVIYGTSTMLVYTTGHGVNGFTLNPAIGTFYLSHPNMQFPETGRIYSINEGNYAHFPQGVKDYIKYCQKEEEDRPYTSRYIGSLVSDFHRNLIKGGIYIYPQTSKAPDGKLRLLYECNPMAFLAEQANGLASDGFQRIMDVKPTELHQRVPIFCGSRKMVEKAKQFMKNS is encoded by the coding sequence ATGGCGAAAAAAAATCAAACTTTAGGAGAGTTTATTATTGAAAATCAAGCTGAATTCAAATATTCTTCTGGAGAGCTTTCCCGATTGATCAATTCCATACGACTTGCGGCAAAAGTGGTGAATCATGAAGTGAATAAGGCTGGATTGGTAGATATTATCGGCGCGGCTGGTGACACCAATATTCAAGGTGAAGACCAGCAAAAGCTAGATGTATACGCCAATGAAAAGTTTATTCAAACCATGAGCAACCGAAATATTGTTTGTGGAATTGGCTCGGAAGAGAACGATGATTTTATCGCAATTAATAGTTTGGACGAGAACAATCAAAATAAATATGTCGTACTGATTGATCCCCTAGATGGTTCTTCTAATATAGATGTAAATGTTTCTGTGGGAACTATTTTTTCGGTATACCGAAGAGTGACTCCTGTGGGAACACCTGTTACGATTGATGATTTTCTACAAGAAGGAAATAAGCAAGTGGCGGCAGGGTATGTCATCTACGGAACGTCTACCATGTTGGTATACACCACGGGGCACGGTGTCAATGGTTTTACCTTAAATCCTGCGATTGGAACGTTTTATTTATCGCATCCAAACATGCAATTTCCAGAAACGGGACGCATTTATTCTATCAATGAAGGGAATTATGCACATTTCCCGCAAGGTGTGAAAGATTATATTAAATATTGTCAAAAGGAAGAAGAAGATCGTCCGTATACGTCGCGTTACATTGGTTCGCTGGTCTCAGATTTTCATAGAAACTTGATCAAAGGCGGTATTTATATATATCCACAAACTTCGAAAGCACCTGACGGAAAACTACGATTGTTGTACGAGTGCAATCCGATGGCTTTTTTAGCGGAACAAGCGAACGGCCTAGCTTCCGATGGTTTTCAGCGCATCATGGATGTTAAACCTACAGAGTTGCATCAACGTGTTCCAATTTTTTGTGGCAGTCGTAAAATGGTAGAAAAAGCCAAGCAGTTTATGAAGAACTCGTAG